From one Rhodamnia argentea isolate NSW1041297 chromosome 1, ASM2092103v1, whole genome shotgun sequence genomic stretch:
- the LOC125315829 gene encoding calcium-transporting ATPase 12, plasma membrane-type-like translates to MSSLRLRKPSELETDAMLARCDSLTKNIRRRRWRSAFTVIYFTRALVSLSKRDLGKKTDLLQSLSYDAIVVNLRSNDYPRGGDSPPLREVDLQILSNVVREKSLESLAQLGGINHLASILVTDPNNGLSGDEAELMQRTDVFGANNYNKPPAKYFLSFVLTAFKDMTIIIPMASDVLSLAFSIKQQGLKQGWYDGGNIIVAIFLLVARSALSYYRQGRLFQKLSKDSSNIRVEVVRDSRRQPISIFDIVVGDVVFLKTGDQVPADGLFVDDHSLKVDEYSMTGQSDHVEVSSANPFLLSGTKVMDGYGRMMVVSVGVNTAWGKMMSSMSRRSDEETPLQARLNRFTCFIGKVGVLVAALEILILIIHFTGRTREDEAGNPQFTSRETKAWDVMDVVVRIIAVAVTIVAVAIPEDFPLAVTLSLAYSMKCMMSDNAMVGKLSACETMGSATTICMDKTGTLTLNEMRVTEFWMGKEDVSADASRKIAANVLVVLQQGTGLNTSGTVHMRPSASVPEILGSPTEKAILIWGVFELGMTMDELKQDWEIIQVEAFNSEKKRSGVAVRRRGEQVVHIHWKGAAEMILALCSGYFSQSGTVNIMNDEARSELGTIIRNMADKSLRCIAFAYKKTKRSPAQVRGRLEEDGLTLLGIVGIKDPCRPGVRRAVASCRSAGVNMKMITGDNVHTARAIALECGIFNPDEDIEHEAIVEGVQFRNYLPEQRMAAIDKIRVMARSSPFDKFLMVHCLKQKGHVVAVTGDGTNDGPALKEADIGLSMGILGTEVAKESSDIVILDDNFASMVTLLSWGRCVYNNIQKFIQFQLTLNVASLVINFVAAVSSGDVPLTAVQLLWVNLVMDTQGALALATEQPTNDLMQKPPVGRTEPLINSVMWRNLTSQASYQVIVLLTLQFKGGSIFGVDERGKDAIFFNCFVLCQIFNEFNARKLEDKNVFQGIHKNKLFLGIVSLTIVLQVVLVELLNRFANTERLDWGQWGACIGLAALSWPIGLLSKCIPVSGKN, encoded by the coding sequence ATGTCGTCGTTGAGGCTTCGTAAACCTAGCGAACTAGAGACCGATGCCATGCTTGCCCGCTGCGATAGCTTGACCAAGAATATCCGCCGGCGAAGATGGCGCTCGGCTTTCACGGTCATATACTTCACGAGGGCTCTCGTCTCTCTGTCAAAACGAGATCTCGGGAAGAAGACGGATCTTTTGCAGTCGCTCTCCTATGATGCCATCGTAGTGAACCTCAGAAGCAATGATTACCCACGTGGAGGAGATAGCCCTCCGCTTCGAGAAGTCGACCTGCAGATCCTGAGTAACGTCGTAAGAGAGAAAAGTTTAGAATCTCTAGCGCAACTTGGTGGCATTAACCACCTCGCTTCCATTCTCGTGACAGATCCCAACAATGGCTTGAGCGGAGATGAAGCCGAACTCATGCAGCGAACCGATGTTTTCGGTGCGAATAATTACAATAAGCCGCCGGCAAAGTACTTTCTCAGTTTCGTGCTTACTGCATTCAAAGACATGACCATAATCATTCCCATGGCATCCGACGTTCTGTCTTTAGCATTCAGTATCAAACAACAAGGCCTTAAACAAGGTTGGTATGATGGTGGGAATATAATCGTCGCCATTTTTCTACTAGTCGCCCGCTCTGCTCTCAGCTACTATAGGCAAGGAAGGCTGTTCcagaaactttcaaaagataGCAGCAACATAAGAGTGGAGGTCGTGAGAGATAGCAGGAGGCAACCGATCTCCATATTTGATATCGTCGTAGGCGATGTTGTGTTTCTGAAGACTGGAGACCAGGTTCCGGCTGATGGACTGTTTGTGGATGACCATTCCCTGAAGGTTGACGAGTATAGCATGACTGGGCAAAGCGATCACGTCGAAGTCTCCAGCGCGAATCCTTTCTTGCTCTCCGGCACCAAAGTGATGGACGGCTACGGGCGCATGATGGTTGTTTCTGTCGGCGTGAACACCGCGTGGGGCAAGATGATGAGTTCCATGAGCCGTCGCTCAGATGAAGAGACCCCGCTCCAAGCCCGTCTGAACAGGTTCACTTGCTTCATTGGGAAGGTTGGGGTGTTGGTGGCCGCACTGGAAATCCTCATCTTGATAATCCACTTCACCGGACGCACCCGAGAAGACGAGGCTGGAAACCCACAATTCACCAGCAGGGAGACCAAGGCCTGGGATGTGATGGACGTGGTCGTGCGTATAATTGCCGTGGCGGTGACCATTGTGGCAGTGGCTATACCTGAGGACTTCCCTTTGGCGGTCACTTTATCGCTGGCCTACTCCATGAAGTGCATGATGAGCGACAATGCCATGGTCGGGAAGCTCTCTGCTTGTGAAACCATGGGTTCCGCCACAACGATCTGCATGGATAAAACCGGGACTCTCACGTTAAATGAGATGAGGGTCACGGAGTTCTGGATGGGGAAAGAAGATGTGAGTGCAGATGCATCCAGAAAAATAGCAGCCAACGTCCTTGTAGTCCTACAACAAGGAACCGGTTTGAACACATCAGGTACAGTCCATATGCGACCTTCTGCATCTGTTCCTGAAATTCTAGGCAGCCCGACCGAGAAGGCGATACTTATCTGGGGCGTTTTCGAATTGGGTATGACGATGGACGAACTGAAGCAAGACTGGGAGATAATCCAAGTCGAGGCATTCAATTCCGAGAAAAAGCGAAGCGGGGTCGCCGtgaggaggagaggagagcaGGTCGTTCACATACACTGGAAGGGAGCTGCTGAGATGATCTTGGCATTGTGTTCAGGTTATTTCAGCCAAAGCGGGACGGTGAATATCATGAACGATGAAGCGAGGTCTGAGTTGGGGACAATCATAAGAAATATGGCAGACAAAAGCCTGCGCTGCATCGCATTTGCCTACAAAAAAACCAAGCGCTCACCGGCTCAAGTTCGTGGGAGACTCGAGGAAGATGGACTGACATTGTTAGGAATAGTGGGGATAAAGGATCCATGCAGACCGGGCGTGAGAAGGGCAGTGGCGTCTTGTAGAAGCGCCGGAGTGAACATGAAGATGATCACAGGAGACAACGTGCACACTGCAAGAGCCATAGCCTTGGAATGTGGGATATTCAATCCCGACGAAGATATCGAGCACGAAGCGATAGTAGAGGGCGTTCAGTTTCGCAACTACTTGCCCGAACAGAGGATGGCAGCAATCGACAAAATCCGGGTAATGGCTAGATCGTCCCCATTCGATAAGTTTTTGATGGTGCACTGCTTGAAGCAAAAAGGGCATGTGGTGGCAGTTACCGGTGACGGCACCAACGACGGGCCAGCCCTAAAAGAAGCGGATATCGGGCTCTCCATGGGCATCCTAGGCACTGAGGTGGCAAAGGAGAGCTCAGATATCGTCATCCTGGACGATAATTTCGCCTCCATGGTGACTCTGCTGAGTTGGGGGCGGTGCGTCTACAACAACATTCAAAAGTTCATCCAGTTTCAGCTCACGCTGAACGTGGCCTCCCTCGTCATCAACTTCGTTGCTGCGGTCTCTTCTGGCGACGTCCCTTTGACGGCGGTCCAGCTTCTTTGGGTGAACTTGGTTATGGACACCCAGGGAGCTTTGGCTTTGGCGACGGAGCAACCCACGAATGACCTCATGCAAAAGCCACCCGTCGGACGAACCGAGCCGCTTATCAATAGTGTCATGTGGAGGAATCTCACATCTCAGGCCTCGTACCAAGTCATCGTCCTGCTGACCCTACAATTCAAGGGGGGTTCCATCTTCGGAGTGGACGAGAGAGGGAAAGACGCCATCTTTTTCAACTGCTTCGTGCTCTGCCAGATCTTCAACGAATTTAACGCCAGGAAGCTGGAGGACAAGAATGTATTCCAAGGGATACATAAAAACAAGTTGTTCTTGGGCATCGTTAGCCTGACGATTGTTCTTCAGGTGGTGCTGGTGGAGCTTCTGAACAGGTTTGCCAACACGGAGAGGCTGGACTGGGGACAATGGGGTGCTTGCATCGGACTCGCTGCTTTGTCTTGGCCGATTGGTTTGCTTAGTAAGTGCATTCCGGTCTCGGGCAAaaattag